A stretch of Cucumis sativus cultivar 9930 chromosome 2, Cucumber_9930_V3, whole genome shotgun sequence DNA encodes these proteins:
- the LOC101218781 gene encoding heat stress transcription factor B-4, with translation MSVMLDNCEGILLSLDSHKSVPAPFLSKTYQLVDDPSTDHIVSWGEDDTTFVVWRPPEFARDLLPNYFKHNNFSSFVRQLNTYGFRKIVPDRWEFANEFFRKGEKHLLCEIHRRKTAQPQLPYTHHHLGNINGPSFFPFSTRVSISPSDSDEQINWCDSPPVPPRATGTGGYSVMGSGIISNNSSTSNYNMMSSVTALSEDNERLRRNNSMLISELSHMRKLYNDIIYFVQNHVKPVSPSNSFPSLLLSHHPSTTNSQKPLNHFLGISPPNTTSTTTNHFSVPGTIVTTHFVSSPTATSKSAVTELDVGEADNNSCKTKLFGVAISSSKKRMHPDTTTNYVSICSNVSDTNKNSRLILEKGDNLGLNLMPPSTS, from the exons ATGTCTGTAATGCTTGACAATTGTGAAGGCATCTTACTTTCTTTGGACTCTCACAAGTCTGTACCTGCCCCTTTCCTCTCCAAAACCTATCAATTAGTCGACGACCCCTCCACCGATCACATTGTCTCCTGGGGCGAAGACGACACCACTTTCGTAGTCTGGCGTCCTCCCGAGTTCGCTCGCGATCTCCTTCCTAACTACTTCAAACACAACAACTTCTCTAGCTTCGTTCGTCAGCTCAACACCTAC GGTTTTAGAAAGATTGTGCCAGACAGATGGGAGTTTGCAAATGAGTTCTtcagaaaaggagaaaaacatTTGTTATGCGAGATTCATAGACGAAAAACTGCTCAGCCACAACTGCCTTACACCCATCACCATCTTGGAAACATTAACGGTCCTAGTTTTTTCCCATTTTCGACACGAGTTAGCATCTCGCCGTCCGATTCAGATGAGCAAATCAATTGGTGCGACTCACCGCCAGTGCCACCGAGGGCTACGGGGACAGGTGGATATTCGGTTATGGGAAGTGGAATTATTAGTAACAATAGTAGTACGAGTAATTACAATATGATGAGTTCGGTGACAGCTTTGTCTGAGGATAATGAGAGGTTAAGAAGGAATAACTCTATGCTGATTTCGGAGCTTAGTCATATGAGGAAACTTTATAATGATATTATCTATTTTGTTCAAAACCATGTGAAGCCTGTTTCTCCTAGCAATTCTTTCCCTTCTTTACTTCTCTCTCATCATCCTTCTACTACTAATTCCCAAAAACCCCTTAATCATTTTCTTGGGATCTCTCCTCCTAATACTACTTCAACTACTACAAATCACTTTTCCGTTCCTGGTACTATTGTTACAACTCACTTTGTGAGCTCTCCAACTGCAACGTCTAAGAGTGCAGTTACGGAGCTTGACGTTGGAGAAGCTGATAACAATAGTTGCAAAACCAAGCTGTTCGGAGTGGCGATTTCATCATCTAAAAAGAGGATGCATCCTGATACTACTACTAATTATGTTTCTATTTGTTCCAATGTCTCAGATACCAACAAGAATTCTCGCTTGATCTTGGAAAAAGGTGACAATTTGGGGCTCAATCTTATGCCTCCTTCCACCTCCTAG